In Anaerobacillus isosaccharinicus, one genomic interval encodes:
- a CDS encoding MarR family winged helix-turn-helix transcriptional regulator — protein MDQRKMKELIEQYANVYLFATKKLETLISEKVIPMSIEQFGMLRVLHLEGEQTLKEVAEKCGVHKSAITQKAVRLEEKGLIIRKDHPHDRRSAYLSLTEEGSKVYLHSEEAIVVFISCFFEQLEPNEVAVFLNVYEKINNMIREKEESDK, from the coding sequence ATGGATCAAAGAAAAATGAAAGAACTTATTGAGCAATATGCCAATGTATACTTATTCGCTACAAAAAAATTAGAGACATTAATTTCTGAAAAAGTCATTCCAATGTCTATAGAACAGTTCGGGATGCTTCGTGTTCTTCATTTGGAAGGAGAGCAGACGTTGAAAGAAGTAGCTGAAAAATGTGGCGTACATAAAAGTGCGATTACTCAAAAAGCAGTGCGCCTTGAAGAAAAAGGGTTAATCATTCGCAAAGATCACCCACATGACCGCCGCTCTGCGTATCTATCGTTAACAGAAGAAGGGAGTAAAGTTTATTTGCATTCGGAAGAAGCAATTGTCGTCTTCATTTCTTGTTTTTTTGAGCAATTGGAACCAAATGAAGTAGCTGTATTTTTGAATGTCTATGAAAAAATAAATAATATGATTAGAGAGAAAGAGGAGAGTGACAAATGA
- a CDS encoding MMPL family transporter, translating into MMRNYRWIFILPLLWIALGAWLHFNAPNMEHLVREKGQISVPEGFPSKIKAEMLEEHGGATGEAVLVVYHDEAGLNESQLKKIESKIAQIGTHLGSAKVEQVITPFDSEEQREMLISEDGSTMLVVLMVKMGVTEVTYVRPEIEKAIQVEGLSSYLTGSAIIAEDVIISSEEGLAKTEIITVVFVLAILFFVFRSLAAPLVPLITVGASYIVSVSIVGYMIEHLNFPVSNFTQIFIVAVLFGIGTDYCILLLTRFKEELILGKNRVQAMVDTYKAEGATVFYSALTGFIGFFAIGFADFDLYRSAVSVAVGIVVLIVGLWVWVPTAMLLLGEKLFWPNRGKLTSNKSWLWDKLGRFSVYKPGWTLIVLALLLVPALLMYRGATSMDTLNEIGNEYDSVYAFELISENFSEGQAFPVNVVLENDEQWSQQQWMPYIELVTLELAKIDGVKEVRSATRPKGEKVEEFTIPYIVGEVDDGLEEIVDGLTEVRETLLEIASGLTDSEVDMRGAQDDVVQLVDGTEELQDGAEQLQEEMGKVSEGTRQSAAGLAQLNESVVAISEQMRHLTAGGMLPPEMAGAINSLADGLGQVSGGISEIQGGLTDLSSGQEQIASATGDVASGIGEVRKGQGEIGGAFGEIEDAFGELAEGMVEIADGIEEIEEGLGEVRELFQEIASQRVNPLSGFFIPKAVLQDGELDTLWETFTTPDRKIAKFDVILDVYPYSNDAIVIVNDIEDRMHIALKGTPFEDSRFSIGGLASVNRDLKTISDEDFNRTALIMLSGIFIVLVFLLRSLVMPLYIMASLIITYIASMTFTEIIFIDILGHAGISWAVPFFGFVMLMALGVDYSIFLMGRFGELVRDLPLKEAMVKAMGQIGTVILSAAIILAGTFGAMMPSGVMSLLQIATLVLTGLLLYAFVMLPLFIPVMVQLFGNKNWWPFRSKI; encoded by the coding sequence ATGATGCGGAACTATCGATGGATTTTTATTTTACCTCTTCTATGGATTGCGCTTGGGGCTTGGCTGCATTTTAATGCACCAAATATGGAGCACCTTGTCCGTGAAAAGGGACAAATTTCGGTGCCAGAGGGATTTCCTTCTAAAATAAAAGCAGAGATGCTAGAAGAGCACGGGGGGGCTACTGGCGAAGCTGTTCTCGTTGTCTACCATGATGAAGCGGGTTTAAATGAAAGTCAGTTAAAAAAAATCGAAAGTAAAATTGCTCAAATTGGGACCCATTTAGGCAGTGCAAAGGTAGAGCAAGTAATTACTCCTTTTGATAGTGAAGAACAAAGGGAGATGCTCATTAGTGAAGATGGGTCGACAATGCTTGTAGTATTAATGGTTAAGATGGGAGTAACAGAAGTAACCTATGTGCGCCCTGAAATTGAGAAAGCCATCCAAGTTGAGGGGTTATCCTCTTACTTAACCGGTTCAGCGATCATTGCTGAGGATGTTATTATCAGCTCTGAGGAAGGTTTAGCAAAAACAGAAATTATAACAGTTGTTTTTGTTTTAGCCATCTTATTTTTTGTATTCCGTTCGTTAGCAGCACCGCTAGTTCCTTTAATTACGGTTGGTGCATCCTATATCGTCAGTGTATCTATTGTTGGCTACATGATCGAACATTTAAATTTTCCAGTGTCAAATTTTACGCAAATTTTTATCGTTGCAGTATTGTTTGGGATTGGAACCGATTATTGTATTTTACTCTTAACTAGATTTAAAGAAGAGCTTATTTTAGGGAAGAATCGTGTTCAGGCGATGGTTGATACGTATAAAGCTGAGGGTGCGACTGTATTTTATAGTGCGTTAACAGGTTTTATTGGTTTCTTTGCCATCGGATTTGCTGACTTTGATCTTTATCGTTCAGCAGTCAGTGTTGCCGTTGGGATCGTCGTTCTTATTGTTGGCCTTTGGGTTTGGGTACCGACAGCGATGCTTTTGTTAGGTGAAAAACTATTTTGGCCAAATCGTGGAAAGTTAACGAGTAACAAGAGTTGGCTTTGGGATAAGCTTGGACGGTTTTCTGTTTATAAACCTGGGTGGACGTTAATCGTCTTGGCGTTATTATTAGTTCCAGCATTATTAATGTACCGTGGGGCAACTTCTATGGATACTCTAAATGAAATTGGAAACGAATATGATTCTGTTTACGCCTTTGAACTCATATCTGAAAACTTCAGTGAAGGGCAAGCGTTTCCAGTAAACGTCGTTTTAGAAAACGATGAACAGTGGAGTCAGCAACAGTGGATGCCGTACATTGAGTTAGTTACTTTAGAACTTGCAAAAATAGATGGTGTCAAAGAAGTTCGAAGTGCTACTCGCCCTAAAGGTGAAAAGGTAGAGGAATTCACAATTCCCTATATTGTTGGTGAAGTAGATGATGGCTTAGAAGAAATTGTAGATGGACTCACAGAGGTGCGGGAGACGCTTCTTGAAATTGCCTCAGGGCTTACCGACAGTGAAGTCGACATGAGAGGAGCTCAAGATGATGTCGTTCAGCTTGTTGATGGAACGGAGGAGCTCCAAGACGGGGCTGAGCAGCTCCAAGAGGAAATGGGGAAAGTAAGTGAAGGAACTCGTCAATCTGCAGCTGGGTTAGCTCAGTTAAATGAAAGTGTCGTAGCAATTTCTGAACAAATGAGACACCTAACTGCTGGAGGTATGTTACCTCCTGAAATGGCGGGAGCTATTAATAGTTTGGCAGATGGATTAGGTCAAGTAAGTGGCGGAATATCAGAAATTCAAGGTGGCTTAACTGACCTAAGTTCGGGTCAAGAGCAAATTGCCTCTGCTACAGGTGATGTTGCATCAGGAATTGGAGAAGTTCGCAAAGGCCAAGGTGAAATTGGTGGTGCGTTTGGTGAGATTGAGGATGCCTTTGGAGAGCTTGCTGAAGGTATGGTCGAAATCGCTGATGGGATTGAAGAAATTGAAGAAGGTTTAGGAGAAGTTCGTGAATTATTCCAAGAAATTGCGTCACAAAGAGTAAATCCGCTTTCAGGATTTTTCATCCCGAAAGCCGTCCTTCAAGATGGTGAACTAGATACCCTATGGGAAACGTTTACAACACCGGACCGTAAGATTGCTAAGTTTGATGTGATTTTAGACGTCTACCCTTATAGTAATGATGCAATTGTTATTGTCAATGATATCGAAGACAGAATGCACATTGCTCTAAAAGGCACTCCATTTGAGGATAGCCGTTTTTCAATCGGGGGATTAGCAAGTGTGAACCGTGATTTAAAAACAATCTCAGACGAAGACTTTAATCGAACAGCATTAATAATGCTCTCTGGTATTTTTATTGTTCTTGTGTTTTTATTACGTTCTCTTGTGATGCCTTTATATATTATGGCTTCACTCATTATCACTTATATTGCTTCAATGACTTTTACGGAGATTATCTTTATTGATATTCTTGGTCATGCTGGAATTAGCTGGGCAGTACCATTCTTTGGGTTTGTCATGCTCATGGCTCTTGGTGTAGATTACTCAATCTTTTTGATGGGACGTTTTGGTGAACTGGTGAGAGATCTTCCTTTAAAAGAAGCAATGGTTAAGGCAATGGGACAAATCGGAACGGTGATTTTGTCAGCAGCAATTATCCTCGCGGGAACGTTTGGGGCAATGATGCCGTCAGGAGTGATGTCGTTATTGCAAATAGCGACCCTTGTGTTAACTGGATTATTGCTTTACGCCTTTGTGATGCTACCGTTATTTATCCCAGTGATGGTTCAACTATTCGGAAACAAAAACTGGTGGCCGTTTAGAAGTAAGATTTAG